A genomic stretch from Novosphingobium resinovorum includes:
- a CDS encoding methyl-accepting chemotaxis protein produces MALVKKSTLGSRARGTTSAAAEVAPSAEVSTTRRPAARRKSATPTERIDQATQELASGLGEASAAAAELQRTMAQISSGAEEAAGAAQESLGLIAALGMNFRDARSRAEQSRRQTEAVQTSFAEISTQIEGSVAAIELSAQRQLSTVDLMSTLEEAAGNIDEIGAYVADVSDQTSLLALNAAIEAARAGDSGAGFSVVADEVRTLAENSEAGASDIRRLSASIGTEVQQIAEKIRAASTQATSEAGLGHEVVARLKVARDDLAALGMNMQDILQTALEAESATREAERGAEQVASAAEEQSAAAAEAQQAIEQQGSSLEESQQTAEALGDLTEQLQSNAGEVVVEQVAAAAEELSATVQELSGASGQILVALEQISRGTQVQASATLQANAAMSQIEKSARVAQERAEGANGRITAIVRSVTEGRAMMEQLVDGVGTALQEVNGVQGLLAGLNDTMRKIEKIADSLALISIQTNMLAVSGAVEATRAGDAGSGFAMVAGDIRKLSRDAADSAERTKDIVRTIQDQMVSVRRDLDQVVGAAEAEIARNRAMVERFALVTAELEDAQASNGAILTSADAMLRSVREVQSGTTQIAEAADLAAAAVREASAAARQQAQGAEALAAAIEEIASIATVLAVQEN; encoded by the coding sequence ATGGCGCTGGTAAAGAAATCGACCTTGGGTTCTCGTGCAAGGGGTACGACCTCAGCTGCTGCAGAGGTCGCGCCATCAGCGGAAGTCAGCACTACTCGCCGGCCGGCTGCAAGGCGCAAATCGGCCACCCCTACCGAGCGCATCGACCAGGCGACGCAGGAACTGGCGAGCGGCCTGGGCGAAGCCTCGGCAGCGGCCGCCGAGTTGCAGCGCACGATGGCCCAGATTTCGAGCGGGGCAGAGGAGGCGGCGGGCGCGGCGCAGGAATCGCTCGGCCTGATCGCCGCGCTCGGCATGAATTTCCGCGACGCACGGAGCCGCGCGGAACAATCGCGTCGTCAGACGGAGGCGGTGCAGACCAGCTTTGCCGAGATCAGCACGCAGATCGAAGGATCGGTCGCGGCCATAGAATTGAGTGCGCAGCGACAGCTGTCGACCGTCGATCTGATGTCCACGTTGGAAGAGGCAGCGGGAAACATCGACGAGATCGGGGCTTATGTCGCCGATGTGTCGGACCAGACCAGCCTGCTTGCCCTCAACGCTGCGATCGAAGCCGCGCGTGCAGGCGACAGCGGGGCGGGCTTTTCGGTCGTCGCGGACGAGGTGCGCACGCTGGCCGAGAACTCCGAAGCGGGCGCCAGCGACATTCGGCGCCTGTCCGCCAGCATCGGAACCGAGGTGCAGCAAATCGCGGAAAAGATCCGAGCGGCATCGACGCAGGCCACGAGCGAGGCCGGCCTGGGTCATGAGGTCGTCGCGCGCCTGAAAGTTGCGCGCGATGATCTCGCGGCACTTGGCATGAACATGCAGGACATTCTCCAGACAGCGTTGGAGGCGGAAAGTGCGACCCGCGAGGCGGAGCGCGGCGCGGAGCAGGTGGCGAGCGCCGCCGAGGAGCAGTCCGCCGCCGCAGCAGAAGCCCAGCAGGCTATAGAGCAGCAGGGATCTTCGCTGGAGGAAAGCCAGCAAACGGCAGAGGCGCTTGGCGACTTGACCGAGCAGTTGCAGAGCAATGCCGGCGAGGTCGTGGTCGAACAGGTGGCAGCGGCAGCGGAAGAACTGTCAGCAACGGTGCAGGAACTGTCCGGCGCGTCCGGACAAATCCTCGTGGCGCTTGAACAGATCAGTCGTGGCACTCAGGTTCAGGCATCAGCCACCCTTCAGGCCAATGCCGCGATGAGCCAGATCGAAAAATCCGCTCGCGTTGCTCAGGAAAGAGCGGAAGGCGCTAACGGCCGGATCACCGCGATCGTGCGATCGGTGACGGAAGGCCGGGCGATGATGGAGCAGCTGGTCGATGGCGTCGGCACCGCGCTGCAAGAGGTCAACGGCGTGCAGGGCCTGTTAGCAGGCCTGAACGACACTATGCGAAAGATCGAAAAGATTGCCGACAGCCTGGCCCTGATTTCCATCCAGACGAATATGCTGGCCGTCAGCGGCGCGGTCGAGGCGACCCGTGCTGGGGACGCAGGGTCGGGATTTGCAATGGTCGCGGGAGATATCCGCAAGCTGTCTCGCGATGCCGCCGATAGCGCAGAGCGGACCAAGGACATCGTCCGCACGATACAGGATCAGATGGTGTCCGTCCGCCGCGATCTCGATCAGGTTGTTGGAGCTGCCGAGGCGGAAATAGCCCGCAACCGAGCCATGGTGGAACGCTTTGCGCTGGTGACAGCGGAACTGGAGGATGCGCAGGCATCCAACGGCGCGATCCTGACGAGCGCGGATGCAATGTTGCGGTCCGTTCGGGAGGTTCAAAGCGGCACCACCCAGATCGCCGAAGCGGCCGATCTTGCCGCAGCCGCCGTTCGGGAAGCGAGCGCGGCCGCACGCCAACAGGCACAGGGCGCCGAGGCGCTGGCGGCAGCGATCGAGGAAATCGCGTCCATCGCGACCGTCCTTGCCGTACAAGAGAACTGA
- a CDS encoding chemotaxis protein CheW, which yields MAAAPLPAMQILTFTVGERRLGLPAAQVREILSMPRISRVPHAPDALLGVANMRGTVIAVICVGRLIGQEESESQRVIVVDADGLVGLAVTSVAQLADQSAVHDVSLLDVAELVAQAVPKKRQRESSGRVIALASRAARQDTLALVAFTISDQAFALPLSNIDKIMRVPDDIARMPHADDVVIGTMPLQGNLLPLLSLAALLALPIRPADHHARILVVRIGTHRVGLLVDAMQSVVRVAETDIDSVPQVLNRGGAEARIQAICRLGEGKGLLSVLATDQLLREDIMARLLQGDGKEQGNMTGGAASERCERFLLFRIGDDSFGLPLDAVDEVVPLPPRLTPLPKAPDFVQGVMNVRGQVIPVIDQARRFNGTAVGSAKPRVIVVRIGALTAGFIVDAVSEIAQVPESALHEAPDLGAEGTRVFERVATLGGRDDLVLIVNPRELLDRAAQDLLTRLSKKGVTKAP from the coding sequence TTGGCCGCCGCCCCTCTCCCCGCCATGCAAATTCTGACGTTCACCGTCGGCGAACGGCGTCTGGGCTTGCCTGCTGCGCAGGTGCGGGAAATCCTGTCGATGCCGAGGATTTCGCGTGTGCCGCATGCGCCGGATGCGCTGCTGGGCGTCGCGAACATGCGCGGCACGGTTATTGCGGTGATTTGCGTTGGACGGCTGATCGGTCAGGAAGAGAGCGAAAGCCAGCGCGTGATCGTCGTCGATGCCGACGGCCTCGTAGGACTGGCCGTTACCAGCGTTGCTCAGCTTGCGGACCAGAGCGCGGTCCATGACGTCTCCCTGCTCGACGTTGCGGAGCTGGTCGCACAGGCCGTGCCGAAGAAACGTCAGCGCGAGTCCAGCGGGCGCGTCATCGCTTTGGCAAGCCGCGCTGCCCGCCAAGACACCTTGGCGCTCGTTGCTTTCACGATCAGCGATCAGGCCTTTGCGCTCCCCTTGTCCAACATCGACAAGATCATGCGCGTGCCCGACGACATCGCCCGGATGCCGCATGCGGACGATGTCGTGATCGGCACCATGCCGCTGCAAGGCAACCTCCTGCCATTGCTGTCGCTCGCGGCCCTGCTGGCCCTTCCCATCCGGCCCGCAGACCATCATGCCCGCATTCTCGTCGTCAGGATCGGCACGCATCGCGTCGGTCTGCTGGTCGACGCGATGCAGTCCGTTGTGCGCGTCGCCGAGACTGACATCGATTCCGTTCCGCAAGTGCTGAACCGGGGCGGCGCGGAAGCACGCATCCAGGCGATCTGCCGGCTCGGGGAGGGCAAGGGCCTGCTGTCCGTCCTCGCCACGGACCAGCTGCTGCGCGAGGACATCATGGCGAGGCTGCTACAGGGCGATGGCAAGGAACAGGGCAACATGACAGGCGGCGCGGCGAGCGAACGATGCGAGCGGTTTCTTCTGTTCCGGATCGGCGACGACAGCTTCGGTTTGCCCCTCGATGCGGTCGATGAGGTCGTCCCCTTGCCGCCGCGCCTCACGCCCCTGCCCAAGGCGCCCGACTTCGTGCAGGGAGTCATGAACGTGCGCGGTCAGGTCATCCCGGTGATCGACCAGGCGCGGCGGTTCAACGGCACCGCCGTAGGCAGCGCCAAACCCCGTGTGATCGTGGTGCGCATCGGCGCGCTGACTGCCGGCTTCATCGTCGATGCCGTGTCCGAAATCGCCCAGGTGCCTGAAAGCGCGCTTCACGAAGCCCCGGATCTGGGTGCGGAGGGGACACGCGTTTTCGAACGTGTCGCGACGCTCGGCGGCCGGGACGACCTCGTCCTGATTGTCAATCCGCGCGAGTTGCTGGACCGGGCCGCACAGGATTTGCTGACCAGACTGAGCAAGAAGGGCGTGACCAAAGCGCCGTGA
- the cheB gene encoding chemotaxis-specific protein-glutamate methyltransferase CheB, with protein sequence MTRLLVIDDSALMRRLLIEIFTSAGDFEVAVARSGAEALEMLADVAPDVITLDVNMPGMDGLVCLDRIMVIRPCPIVMVSSLTADGAEETLEAMALGAVDFIAKPKGAVSLEIDAIADDLVDKVRAASKARISRTTRLQERVRARARGGLAGRKPRPVRSIPDGAAPLPRLSRVDGETGLVLVGCSTGGPPALDAVLGELSENFPWPILIAQHMPASFTGPLARRLDRMCALTVREITGTTPLLPGHAYIGKGDADLILSRRNGHLVALPAPSSSDYFWHPSVDRLVDSAMRLVAPDRLVGVLMTGMGTDGAAAMTRLKQAGGLTIAEAESSAVVWGMPGALVQADGAGIVRPLGRIADALTALLPA encoded by the coding sequence GTGACCCGCTTGCTCGTCATTGACGATTCGGCGCTGATGCGGCGCCTGCTGATCGAAATCTTCACGTCGGCGGGCGACTTCGAAGTGGCCGTTGCGCGAAGCGGTGCGGAGGCGCTGGAGATGCTGGCCGACGTCGCGCCGGACGTCATCACGCTCGACGTCAACATGCCGGGGATGGACGGGCTGGTCTGCCTCGACCGGATCATGGTGATACGCCCCTGCCCCATCGTCATGGTCTCGTCACTGACCGCAGACGGCGCCGAGGAAACGCTCGAGGCGATGGCGCTGGGCGCGGTCGATTTCATCGCCAAGCCCAAAGGAGCCGTATCGCTCGAAATCGACGCCATCGCCGACGATCTGGTCGACAAGGTGCGCGCCGCATCGAAAGCCCGCATTTCCCGCACCACCCGCCTTCAGGAACGCGTTCGCGCGCGCGCCCGCGGCGGGCTCGCCGGGCGCAAGCCGCGCCCCGTCCGCTCGATACCGGATGGCGCCGCGCCCCTGCCGCGCTTGTCCCGCGTGGATGGTGAGACGGGCCTTGTGCTCGTCGGCTGCTCGACGGGTGGGCCGCCTGCGCTCGATGCCGTGCTCGGCGAACTGTCGGAAAATTTTCCCTGGCCGATCCTGATCGCGCAGCACATGCCCGCCAGCTTTACCGGGCCGCTCGCGCGCCGCCTCGACCGGATGTGTGCGCTGACCGTTCGGGAGATCACAGGGACCACGCCGCTGCTCCCCGGCCATGCCTATATCGGCAAGGGCGATGCCGATCTCATCCTCTCGCGCCGCAATGGCCATCTCGTCGCGCTCCCTGCTCCCAGCAGCAGCGACTATTTCTGGCACCCCAGCGTCGACCGGCTCGTCGACAGTGCGATGCGTCTGGTTGCGCCCGACAGGCTGGTCGGTGTGTTGATGACCGGCATGGGCACGGACGGAGCAGCGGCAATGACACGATTGAAGCAGGCAGGCGGCCTCACCATCGCCGAGGCGGAGAGCAGCGCGGTGGTGTGGGGCATGCCCGGCGCGTTGGTGCAGGCGGACGGCGCGGGCATTGTCCGACCACTCGGCCGCATTGCCGACGCGCTCACGGCTCTTCTGCCCGCGTGA
- a CDS encoding CheR family methyltransferase, with translation MSDAPSAANAPIALSPEELAAVCTLLYRWTGMIFGENKRYYIERRITERMKRTNITTAKAYLGFIGVHLAEREALINAFTINETYFYREEHQLAALSRDILPELVRTKRPGDLVRIWSMPCSTGEEAYSIALWLLENWPLVDAYNVEIIGSDIDTGAIAKAQDGHFAERALARLPDTVRESYFEPEHGHRRRIIQDLRESVRFVAANIIDASSLSGLGLFDVILCRNLLIYFDDSSRLIAANNLFDALNPGGTICLGHSESMGRISDRFTLSRLPDAIVYRKP, from the coding sequence GTGAGCGATGCACCCTCCGCCGCCAACGCACCGATCGCCCTGTCACCGGAGGAGCTGGCGGCGGTCTGCACGCTGCTTTACCGCTGGACGGGCATGATCTTTGGCGAGAACAAGCGCTATTATATCGAGCGCCGTATCACGGAGCGGATGAAGCGCACCAATATCACCACAGCCAAAGCCTATCTGGGCTTTATCGGCGTGCATCTGGCCGAGCGTGAGGCGCTGATCAACGCCTTCACCATCAACGAGACCTATTTCTATCGCGAGGAGCATCAACTTGCGGCCCTCTCCCGCGACATCCTCCCCGAACTGGTCCGGACCAAGCGTCCGGGCGATCTTGTCCGCATCTGGTCCATGCCCTGCTCGACGGGCGAGGAGGCTTATTCGATCGCGCTCTGGCTGCTGGAAAACTGGCCGCTGGTGGATGCCTATAATGTCGAGATCATCGGGTCCGACATAGATACGGGTGCCATTGCCAAAGCACAGGACGGGCATTTCGCGGAACGGGCGCTCGCCCGCCTGCCCGACACCGTACGTGAAAGCTATTTCGAGCCGGAACATGGGCATCGCCGCCGCATCATTCAGGATTTGCGGGAATCGGTGCGCTTTGTCGCCGCCAACATCATCGACGCGAGCAGCCTGAGCGGGCTGGGCCTGTTCGATGTGATCCTGTGCCGCAACCTGCTGATCTATTTTGACGACAGCTCTCGGTTGATTGCAGCGAACAACCTCTTCGATGCCCTCAACCCCGGCGGGACCATCTGCCTCGGCCATAGCGAGTCCATGGGGCGCATCTCCGATCGCTTCACCCTCTCTCGTCTTCCGGACGCAATCGTCTATCGTAAGCCGTAA
- a CDS encoding chemotaxis protein CheA produces MDELLEQFLIEGRELVAQAGKDFAALSRDPTDVAAIDSAFRAIHTLKGSVVVFDLGPAERLLHAAEDLLERVRKGTCALEAAETDALVASLDEVDRWIDDMERDGRLSEDAPAKSEQAIARLTSRAAEPPSPDPVVDNQNWLARLSEREAAIIAGAAGPVVAFCYAPDADCFFRGEDPLAVAEAVPNLLTLTMLPRDGAWPSATAIEPFSCFGVLEGLSSASQDRVRAAFRLQPDQVQFAELMSGDRGEIARTSRVDTSVLRVESARVDAMADGLADLAVAINALAPLAEDAQGVDHALAARIRAVQATIERAMGSLHRNLTAVRLVPLEPALQRLPRLTREIAQSLGKSVTLTIAGERIEVDKQIADGLFEPLLHMVRNAIDHGIEAVEVRRAAGKPQEGRIALSFAREGDAVVATLSDDGAGIDPKHIRQLAVARDFLPQDAAEVLTDAAALRLIFAPGFSTAGSVTEVSGRGVGMDAVQAAIDRLRGSIEIDSAAGQGTIFSIRLPANALTTQLLVVEVGGERYGVALDQVVETVRIDRSVLFPVGRGIACVLRDRTVPVLDLATLLDARRAEGPHAKLVVTQSRGEPIALRVDDFAERIDTIVRPPTGMLSSARGVIGSALMGDGSVLLVLDLPDLAA; encoded by the coding sequence ATGGACGAACTGCTTGAACAATTTCTGATCGAGGGGCGCGAACTCGTCGCGCAGGCGGGCAAGGATTTTGCCGCCCTGTCGCGCGATCCCACCGACGTCGCCGCCATCGACAGCGCTTTTCGGGCGATCCATACGCTCAAGGGGTCCGTGGTGGTGTTCGACCTCGGCCCTGCCGAACGGCTGCTGCATGCTGCCGAGGATCTTCTGGAGCGGGTCCGCAAGGGCACCTGCGCTCTCGAAGCGGCAGAGACCGACGCGCTTGTCGCCAGCCTTGATGAGGTTGACCGCTGGATCGACGACATGGAGCGGGACGGCCGGTTGAGCGAGGATGCCCCGGCAAAGAGTGAACAGGCAATTGCCCGTCTCACGTCGCGCGCTGCCGAGCCCCCTTCCCCTGACCCGGTGGTGGACAACCAGAACTGGCTCGCTCGCCTGTCGGAGAGGGAGGCAGCGATCATCGCGGGTGCGGCGGGGCCCGTCGTCGCGTTTTGCTACGCGCCGGATGCCGATTGCTTCTTTCGCGGCGAAGACCCGCTGGCGGTGGCGGAAGCCGTGCCGAACCTGCTCACGCTCACCATGCTCCCCCGCGACGGAGCATGGCCTAGTGCCACGGCCATCGAGCCTTTCTCCTGCTTCGGCGTCCTGGAGGGCCTCAGTTCGGCCTCTCAGGACAGGGTTCGCGCCGCCTTCCGACTGCAACCCGATCAGGTGCAATTTGCGGAGCTGATGTCCGGGGACCGGGGCGAAATCGCCCGTACATCTCGCGTCGATACGAGCGTGCTGCGGGTCGAATCCGCACGGGTGGATGCGATGGCTGACGGGCTGGCCGACCTTGCCGTGGCAATCAACGCACTCGCCCCGCTGGCCGAGGACGCGCAGGGCGTCGATCATGCCCTTGCGGCACGCATCCGCGCCGTCCAGGCGACCATCGAGCGGGCGATGGGTTCCCTCCATCGCAATCTGACCGCCGTGCGGCTGGTTCCCCTTGAACCTGCGCTCCAGCGCCTGCCACGGCTCACACGCGAGATCGCGCAAAGCCTGGGCAAGAGCGTGACGCTTACCATTGCCGGTGAAAGGATCGAGGTCGACAAGCAGATTGCCGACGGCCTCTTCGAACCTCTGCTCCACATGGTCCGCAATGCCATCGATCATGGCATAGAAGCCGTCGAGGTTCGCCGTGCGGCGGGAAAACCGCAGGAGGGCAGGATCGCCCTGAGCTTCGCTCGCGAGGGAGACGCGGTGGTTGCCACGCTGAGCGACGATGGGGCAGGCATTGATCCCAAGCATATTCGGCAGCTCGCCGTTGCACGCGACTTCCTGCCACAGGACGCAGCCGAGGTTCTGACCGATGCAGCCGCGCTACGCCTCATCTTCGCTCCCGGTTTTTCGACCGCTGGCTCTGTCACGGAAGTATCCGGACGAGGCGTCGGCATGGATGCCGTGCAGGCGGCCATCGACAGGTTGCGAGGCTCCATCGAGATCGACAGCGCCGCCGGCCAGGGCACCATTTTCAGCATACGCCTGCCTGCCAATGCGCTCACGACGCAACTGCTGGTCGTGGAGGTCGGCGGCGAGCGCTATGGTGTGGCCCTCGATCAGGTGGTCGAGACGGTTCGCATCGATCGGTCCGTGCTGTTCCCGGTCGGCCGGGGCATCGCCTGCGTCCTGCGTGACCGGACCGTGCCCGTGCTCGACCTCGCGACCCTGCTCGATGCCCGCCGCGCGGAAGGGCCGCACGCCAAGCTGGTGGTGACGCAGAGCCGCGGCGAGCCAATCGCGCTGCGGGTCGATGATTTCGCCGAACGCATCGATACGATCGTGCGCCCCCCGACAGGCATGCTGTCCTCTGCCCGAGGGGTCATCGGCTCCGCCCTCATGGGCGATGGCAGCGTCCTTCTCGTCCTCGACCTGCCGGACCTGGCCGCATGA
- a CDS encoding response regulator: MSVTVLIVDDSKLARIVAGKALAELQPDWRKIEAGNAGQALELIAEQPADVALIDFNMPEKDGLELAAELHVLRPDMPIAIITANIQDEIIARAREIGAAFVAKPVTPDALEPFLSGAALRLRSQRA, translated from the coding sequence ATGTCCGTTACCGTTCTGATTGTCGATGACAGCAAGCTGGCGAGAATCGTCGCGGGAAAGGCCCTCGCGGAACTGCAGCCGGACTGGCGGAAGATCGAGGCCGGCAACGCCGGTCAGGCGCTGGAGCTCATCGCGGAACAGCCCGCCGACGTCGCGCTGATTGATTTCAACATGCCGGAGAAGGACGGGCTTGAACTTGCCGCCGAGTTGCACGTTCTGCGACCCGATATGCCTATCGCCATCATCACTGCCAATATCCAGGACGAGATCATAGCGCGCGCGCGGGAAATCGGCGCCGCTTTCGTCGCCAAACCCGTGACGCCCGATGCTCTGGAACCCTTCCTCTCGGGGGCCGCACTCCGTCTCAGATCGCAGCGCGCGTGA
- a CDS encoding chemotaxis protein CheX produces the protein MIPESIVLAELERDALTEIVNIGVSRAASSLRKMIGDQVFLSVPSIEVVSQKRAARLISEREVTDLVAVRQDFSGPFSGRALLIFPETNSLELVRAVTGGELSAQDVLDMEQEALAETGNVILNSCLATMANMLRRSLTMTIPEVLRGTGASLFEVSEDGKTDGLVLFLYIDFAVRSRDIRGYIAMIMDLPSLAMLKELLGEFIERVVGEDGI, from the coding sequence GTGATTCCTGAAAGCATTGTGCTCGCCGAGCTTGAACGCGACGCACTGACCGAAATCGTGAATATCGGCGTCAGCCGCGCGGCATCCAGCCTGCGCAAGATGATCGGCGACCAGGTATTCCTGTCGGTGCCGTCCATCGAAGTGGTGAGCCAGAAGCGAGCCGCGCGGCTCATCAGCGAACGTGAAGTGACCGATCTGGTTGCCGTGCGTCAGGATTTTTCCGGCCCGTTTTCCGGCCGTGCGTTGCTGATCTTTCCCGAGACGAACAGTCTGGAGCTGGTGCGGGCGGTGACCGGCGGCGAATTGTCCGCGCAGGATGTGCTCGACATGGAGCAGGAGGCGCTGGCTGAAACCGGCAATGTCATACTAAACAGCTGCCTAGCGACGATGGCGAACATGCTTCGTCGCTCGCTTACCATGACCATTCCGGAGGTTCTGCGCGGAACCGGGGCCAGCCTGTTCGAGGTGAGCGAGGACGGCAAGACGGACGGGCTCGTCCTCTTTCTTTATATCGATTTCGCGGTGCGCAGCCGGGACATTCGGGGCTATATCGCGATGATCATGGACCTGCCGTCGCTGGCCATGTTGAAGGAATTACTGGGCGAGTTTATAGAGCGCGTGGTGGGAGAGGACGGCATCTGA
- a CDS encoding hybrid sensor histidine kinase/response regulator, which translates to MIKPEQIGSILAAAGASGTWDWDIAADRLSVDAHFAELFGLDPQTANDLPTSAFFTAIHPEDRARIRIAVAGILSGAELFSKEFRVVDPVGVPLWMHARGQGHLDENDQPVRFTGILVDVTERKRTEERLRVAQSAGGVGTFEYVDGYATTAVSDEFCRLLGLHPAPVLPVQTINGVLQGENALLIPSHREGAIPDGLDAEFCIRRNDDGAMRWIARRGEIVREGAGYRLIGVIYDVTAAKENEAKLRELNDTLESRVEQEVANRQQAEDALRQAQKMEAVGQLTGGIAHDFNNLLMAITSSLTLLQKRIPADPHTQKLIENAQQGAERGAALTQRMLAFARRQDLASERIDVPVLVNDVRELIERTLGPAWSLDLQFPDHLPAVLADSNQLELALLNLTVNARDAMPEGGTIKVVAQCREAKDIPPDGLLAGTYIGLSVIDTGSGMDEATLARATEPFFTTKGIGKGTGLGLSMIHGLAKQLEGGFTLDSIVGRGTSATLWLPAAEPDAAPAAPQRESRASFAGKLKILVVDDDFLILMNTSALLEDLGHEVLEANSGAEALALVRQYPDIDLVITDQAMPQMTGTQLADHVTEIRADIPIILASGYGDVPAGSQQRIVRLGKPFGQTMLDQAISAAMAG; encoded by the coding sequence GTGATCAAGCCAGAACAGATCGGCTCCATCCTCGCGGCGGCAGGCGCCAGTGGAACCTGGGATTGGGACATTGCGGCCGACCGATTGTCGGTCGATGCGCACTTCGCGGAACTCTTCGGCCTTGATCCGCAGACGGCGAACGACCTACCGACCAGCGCCTTTTTCACCGCCATCCATCCGGAGGACCGCGCCCGTATCCGCATCGCCGTGGCGGGCATCCTGTCGGGCGCGGAACTCTTCTCCAAGGAGTTTCGCGTCGTCGATCCCGTCGGCGTCCCCTTGTGGATGCACGCGCGGGGGCAAGGCCATCTCGACGAGAATGATCAGCCGGTGCGGTTCACCGGCATCCTGGTCGACGTTACCGAACGCAAGAGGACAGAGGAGCGCCTTCGCGTCGCCCAGAGCGCAGGCGGTGTCGGCACTTTCGAATATGTCGACGGCTATGCCACGACTGCGGTTTCCGATGAATTCTGCCGGTTGCTGGGCCTCCACCCTGCCCCCGTCCTGCCCGTACAGACGATCAACGGCGTGTTGCAGGGGGAGAATGCCCTCCTCATCCCCAGCCACCGCGAGGGCGCCATTCCCGATGGCCTCGACGCGGAGTTCTGCATTCGGCGAAACGACGATGGTGCGATGCGCTGGATAGCACGGCGCGGCGAGATTGTGCGCGAAGGCGCCGGCTATCGCCTGATCGGCGTCATCTATGATGTCACGGCGGCCAAAGAGAACGAGGCCAAGCTGCGCGAATTGAACGATACGCTGGAAAGCCGGGTCGAGCAGGAAGTCGCTAACCGCCAGCAGGCGGAGGACGCGCTGCGACAGGCGCAGAAGATGGAGGCTGTCGGCCAACTCACCGGCGGCATCGCGCACGACTTCAACAACCTCCTGATGGCGATCACCAGCAGCCTCACGCTCCTTCAGAAACGCATTCCGGCCGATCCCCATACGCAAAAGCTGATCGAGAATGCCCAGCAGGGTGCGGAGCGCGGGGCCGCCCTGACGCAGCGCATGCTGGCATTCGCCCGTCGTCAGGACCTGGCATCGGAGCGTATCGACGTGCCGGTGCTGGTCAATGACGTGCGCGAACTGATCGAGCGCACCCTGGGCCCGGCATGGTCCCTCGACCTGCAATTCCCGGACCATCTTCCGGCCGTTCTGGCAGACAGCAACCAGCTGGAGCTGGCCTTGCTGAACCTGACCGTCAATGCCCGCGACGCCATGCCGGAGGGCGGCACCATCAAGGTGGTTGCCCAGTGCCGTGAGGCGAAGGACATTCCGCCTGACGGCCTCTTGGCGGGCACCTATATAGGCCTGTCGGTCATCGATACCGGCAGCGGCATGGATGAAGCGACGCTGGCCCGCGCAACCGAGCCCTTTTTCACGACGAAAGGCATCGGCAAGGGCACTGGCCTCGGCCTTTCCATGATCCATGGGCTAGCCAAGCAACTGGAGGGCGGATTTACACTGGATAGCATTGTCGGGCGCGGCACCAGCGCAACCTTGTGGCTGCCTGCTGCCGAACCGGACGCTGCGCCGGCGGCACCCCAGCGCGAAAGCAGGGCATCCTTCGCCGGAAAGCTGAAGATCCTGGTCGTGGACGATGATTTCCTGATCCTCATGAATACCTCCGCCTTGCTGGAGGATTTGGGGCATGAGGTTCTGGAAGCGAATTCCGGCGCGGAGGCTCTTGCCCTTGTCCGGCAGTATCCGGACATCGACCTGGTCATCACAGATCAGGCGATGCCACAGATGACGGGAACCCAATTGGCCGACCATGTCACGGAGATACGGGCGGACATCCCTATCATCCTTGCCAGCGGATATGGTGACGTACCAGCAGGCTCCCAGCAGCGGATCGTTCGATTGGGCAAACCGTTTGGACAGACTATGCTTGATCAGGCCATTTCTGCGGCCATGGCTGGATAG